The proteins below are encoded in one region of Populus alba chromosome 2, ASM523922v2, whole genome shotgun sequence:
- the LOC118031975 gene encoding chromatin remodeling protein EBS isoform X2 gives MAKTKPGKKDLDSYTIKGTNKVVKPGDCVLMRPSDTDKLPYVALVEKIEADHRNNVKVRVRWYYRPEESIGGRRQFHGAKELFLSDHYDVQSAHTIEGKCTVHSFKNYSKLENVGAEDYFCRFEYKASTGGFTPDRVAVYCKCEMPYNPDDLMVQCEGCKDWFHPSCTGMTIEEAKKLDRFLCSDCSSDDDAKRSMNVFPVSPSLEAKPGIVYQRHHLLPLSTPEPTSNPVLQEPRRSTRVSQLVDRWRQNVGRGD, from the exons ATGGCCAAAACCAAACCTGGCAAAAAAGACCTTGATTCCTACACTATCAAAGGCACCAACAAAGTTGTTAAAC CTGGTGATTGTGTGTTGATGCGCCCATCGGACACCGATAAGCTTCCATACGTGGCACTTGTAGAGAAAATCGAGGCAGATCATAGAAACAACGTAAAAGTTCGTGTACGGTGGTACTACCGGCCGGAGGAATCCATTGGGGGACGCCGTCAATTCCACGGAGCCAAAGAGTTATTCTTGTCAGACCACTATGATGTGCAAAGTGCACACACAATCGAAGGCAAGTGCACAGTGCACTCCTTCAAGAACTATAGTAAACTTGAGAATGTTGGAGCTGAGGATTACTTTTGTAGGTTCGAGTACAAGGCTTCCACCGGTGGGTTCACTCCTGACCGTGTAGCTGT GTACTGTAAGTGCGAGATGCCATACAATCCAGACGATCTCATGGTGCAATGCGAGGGATGCAAAGATTG GTTTCATCCTTCTTGTACGGGTATGACAATTGAAGAAGCCAAAAAATTGGATCGCTTTCTATGCTCTGACTGCTCATCTGATGATGATGCGAAAAGATCTATGAATGTATTCCCAGTATCTCCGTCCCTTGAAGCTAAG CCAGGAATTGTCTATCAACGACATCACCTACTGCCTCTTTCTACTCCTGAACCAACATCTAATCCTGTTTTACAAGAGCCTCGACGGTCAACTCGGGTTTCACAACTTGTAGATAG
- the LOC118031975 gene encoding chromatin remodeling protein EBS isoform X3, with protein sequence MAKTKPGKKDLDSYTIKGTNKVVKPGDCVLMRPSDTDKLPYVALVEKIEADHRNNVKVRVRWYYRPEESIGGRRQFHGAKELFLSDHYDVQSAHTIEGKCTVHSFKNYSKLENVGAEDYFCRFEYKASTGGFTPDRVAVYCKCEMPYNPDDLMVQCEGCKDWFHPSCTGMTIEEAKKLDRFLCSDCSSDDDAKRSMNVFPVSPSLEAKELSINDITYCLFLLLNQHLILFYKSLDGQLGFHNL encoded by the exons ATGGCCAAAACCAAACCTGGCAAAAAAGACCTTGATTCCTACACTATCAAAGGCACCAACAAAGTTGTTAAAC CTGGTGATTGTGTGTTGATGCGCCCATCGGACACCGATAAGCTTCCATACGTGGCACTTGTAGAGAAAATCGAGGCAGATCATAGAAACAACGTAAAAGTTCGTGTACGGTGGTACTACCGGCCGGAGGAATCCATTGGGGGACGCCGTCAATTCCACGGAGCCAAAGAGTTATTCTTGTCAGACCACTATGATGTGCAAAGTGCACACACAATCGAAGGCAAGTGCACAGTGCACTCCTTCAAGAACTATAGTAAACTTGAGAATGTTGGAGCTGAGGATTACTTTTGTAGGTTCGAGTACAAGGCTTCCACCGGTGGGTTCACTCCTGACCGTGTAGCTGT GTACTGTAAGTGCGAGATGCCATACAATCCAGACGATCTCATGGTGCAATGCGAGGGATGCAAAGATTG GTTTCATCCTTCTTGTACGGGTATGACAATTGAAGAAGCCAAAAAATTGGATCGCTTTCTATGCTCTGACTGCTCATCTGATGATGATGCGAAAAGATCTATGAATGTATTCCCAGTATCTCCGTCCCTTGAAGCTAAG GAATTGTCTATCAACGACATCACCTACTGCCTCTTTCTACTCCTGAACCAACATCTAATCCTGTTTTACAAGAGCCTCGACGGTCAACTCGGGTTTCACAACTTGTAG
- the LOC118031975 gene encoding chromatin remodeling protein EBS isoform X1, producing the protein MAKTKPGKKDLDSYTIKGTNKVVKPGDCVLMRPSDTDKLPYVALVEKIEADHRNNVKVRVRWYYRPEESIGGRRQFHGAKELFLSDHYDVQSAHTIEGKCTVHSFKNYSKLENVGAEDYFCRFEYKASTGGFTPDRVAVYCKCEMPYNPDDLMVQCEGCKDWFHPSCTGMTIEEAKKLDRFLCSDCSSDDDAKRSMNVFPVSPSLEAKVSGKILAKGSKVGFLFFLHFPIPLVIFMACTIVNHKSEIWHKCLSFSQLLVLKNILI; encoded by the exons ATGGCCAAAACCAAACCTGGCAAAAAAGACCTTGATTCCTACACTATCAAAGGCACCAACAAAGTTGTTAAAC CTGGTGATTGTGTGTTGATGCGCCCATCGGACACCGATAAGCTTCCATACGTGGCACTTGTAGAGAAAATCGAGGCAGATCATAGAAACAACGTAAAAGTTCGTGTACGGTGGTACTACCGGCCGGAGGAATCCATTGGGGGACGCCGTCAATTCCACGGAGCCAAAGAGTTATTCTTGTCAGACCACTATGATGTGCAAAGTGCACACACAATCGAAGGCAAGTGCACAGTGCACTCCTTCAAGAACTATAGTAAACTTGAGAATGTTGGAGCTGAGGATTACTTTTGTAGGTTCGAGTACAAGGCTTCCACCGGTGGGTTCACTCCTGACCGTGTAGCTGT GTACTGTAAGTGCGAGATGCCATACAATCCAGACGATCTCATGGTGCAATGCGAGGGATGCAAAGATTG GTTTCATCCTTCTTGTACGGGTATGACAATTGAAGAAGCCAAAAAATTGGATCGCTTTCTATGCTCTGACTGCTCATCTGATGATGATGCGAAAAGATCTATGAATGTATTCCCAGTATCTCCGTCCCTTGAAGCTAAG GTGTCGGGGAAGATACTCGCGAAGGGGTCGAAAGTtggattcttgttttttctacACTTTCCCATTCCTCTAGTTATTTTTATGGCTTGTACTATTGTAAACCATAAAAGTGAAATATGGCACAAATGCCTTTCCTTCTCACAATTACTCgtgctgaaaaatattttgatttag
- the LOC118031975 gene encoding chromatin remodeling protein EBS isoform X4: MAKTKPGKKDLDSYTIKGTNKVVKPGDCVLMRPSDTDKLPYVALVEKIEADHRNNVKVRVRWYYRPEESIGGRRQFHGAKELFLSDHYDVQSAHTIEGKCTVHSFKNYSKLENVGAEDYFCRFEYKASTGGFTPDRVAVYCKCEMPYNPDDLMVQCEGCKDWFHPSCTGMTIEEAKKLDRFLCSDCSSDDDAKRSMNVFPVSPSLEAKVETKRRKR, from the exons ATGGCCAAAACCAAACCTGGCAAAAAAGACCTTGATTCCTACACTATCAAAGGCACCAACAAAGTTGTTAAAC CTGGTGATTGTGTGTTGATGCGCCCATCGGACACCGATAAGCTTCCATACGTGGCACTTGTAGAGAAAATCGAGGCAGATCATAGAAACAACGTAAAAGTTCGTGTACGGTGGTACTACCGGCCGGAGGAATCCATTGGGGGACGCCGTCAATTCCACGGAGCCAAAGAGTTATTCTTGTCAGACCACTATGATGTGCAAAGTGCACACACAATCGAAGGCAAGTGCACAGTGCACTCCTTCAAGAACTATAGTAAACTTGAGAATGTTGGAGCTGAGGATTACTTTTGTAGGTTCGAGTACAAGGCTTCCACCGGTGGGTTCACTCCTGACCGTGTAGCTGT GTACTGTAAGTGCGAGATGCCATACAATCCAGACGATCTCATGGTGCAATGCGAGGGATGCAAAGATTG GTTTCATCCTTCTTGTACGGGTATGACAATTGAAGAAGCCAAAAAATTGGATCGCTTTCTATGCTCTGACTGCTCATCTGATGATGATGCGAAAAGATCTATGAATGTATTCCCAGTATCTCCGTCCCTTGAAGCTAAG